Proteins encoded within one genomic window of Triticum aestivum cultivar Chinese Spring chromosome 2D, IWGSC CS RefSeq v2.1, whole genome shotgun sequence:
- the LOC123053869 gene encoding proliferating cell nuclear antigen: MLELRLVQGSLLKKVLEAIKELVTDANFDCSGTGFSLQAMDSSHVALVALLLRSEGFEHYRCDRNLSMGMNLGNMAKMLRCAGNDDIITIKADDGSDTVTFMFESPNQDKIADFEMKLMDIDSEHLGIPDSEYQAIVRMPSSEFSRICKDLSSIGDTVIISVTKEGVKFSTAGDIGTANIVCRQNKTVDKPEESTIIEMQEPVSLTFALRYMNSFTKASPLSDQVTISLSSELPVVVEYKIGEMGYIRFYLAPKIEEDEEMKA, from the exons ATGTTGGAGCTGAGGCTGGTGCAGGGGAGCCTGCTGAAGAAGGTGCTGGAGGCAATCAAGGAGCTGGTGACGGACGCCAACTTCGACTGCTCCGGGACTGGCTTCTCGCTGCAGGCCATGGACTCCTCCCACGTCGCGCTCGTCGCCCTGCTCCTCCGCTCCGAGGGCTTCGAGCACTACCGCTGCGACCGCAACCTCTCCATGGGCATGAACCTCGGTAACATGGCCAAGATGCTCCGCTGCGCGGGCAACGACGACATCATCACCATCAAGGCCGACGACGGCTCCGACACCGTCACCTTCATGTTTGAGTCACCCA ATCAGGATAAGATTGCGGACTTCGAGATGAAGCTCATGGACATCGACAGCGAGCACCTCGGGATCCCCGACTCCGAGTACCAGGCCATCGTTCGCATGCCCTCCTCGGAGTTCTCCAGGATCTGCAAGGATCTTAGCAGCATCGGTGACACTG TTATTATCTCTGTCACCAAGGAGGGTGTCAAGTTCTCCACTGCTGGAGATATTGGAACCGCAAACATTGTTTGCAGGCAGAACAAGACCGTTGACAAG CCTGAGGAATCTACCATTATAGAAATGCAAGAGCCGGTGTCACTTACCTTTGCTCTGAGGTACATGAACTCCTTCACCAAGGCAAGCCCACTGTCAGACCAAGTCACCATCAGCCTCTCATCTGAACTGCCAGTTGTTGTTGAGTACAAGATTGGTGAGATGGGCTACATTAGGTTTTACTTGGCACCCAAGATTGAAGAGGACGAGGAAATGAAGGCATGA
- the LOC123053870 gene encoding uncharacterized protein, with protein sequence MAQGQESKCTRWTIGVTTIVFFIGIFAPLAWYAERPADTTYEVTITSVGGLDPALDLHGDRQALSLVFGLTVRVDSTHNKLFNRRIGGAGSSVVVYGDALLAKGAVPELCVKTSGVGEVAADAWGLNVQVPQFLRDRLAGELESGQAVVDVAVRTPAGCYINGCFDAVLVCKARIQGGSSPCFSM encoded by the coding sequence ATGGCCCAAGGCCAAGAAAGCAAGTGCACGAGATGGACGATAGGCGTGACAACGATAGTTTTCTTTATAGGTATTTTTGCTCCTCTTGCGTGGTACGCCGAGAGGCCAGCTGACACCACGTACGAGGTGACCATCACCAGCGTCGGCGGCCTGGACCCGGCCCTGGATCTCCACGGCGACCGGCAGGCGCTCAGCCTGGTGTTCGGCCTCACCGTGCGCGTCGACAGCACCCACAACAAGCTCTTCAACAGGCGCATCGGCGGCGCCGGCTCCTCCGTGGTGGTGTACGGGGACGCGCTGCTCGCCAAGGGCGCCGTGCCGGAGCTCTGCGTGAAAACATCAGGGGTGGGAGAGGTCGCGGCCGATGCGTGGGGCTTGAACGTGCAGGTGCCTCAATTCCTGCGGGACCGGCTGGCCGGCGAGCTAGAGAGCGGCCAGGCGGTGGTGGACGTGGCGGTGCGGACTCCCGCGGGGTGCTACATAAACGGGTGTTTCGACGCGGTGCTCGTCTGCAAGGCCAGGATCCAGGGGGGTTCTTCTCCGTGTTTCTCTATGTAG